The Acinetobacter calcoaceticus sequence ACCAAAACCCTTAAACGTATTACAGCCTGTTAAAACAACAGCAATCATGACAGAAGCAGCTAAAACTTTTTTCATCATTTTCTCCGTTTAAATTTAATAATGAAGTAAATTTAGATTAAAAAACAAACGGAAAAAGAAACATGACTGTTTAATAGTAAAAACGTTATAAAATGTTTCTAGAATCTTAAAGTTCTTGTTAATTATTTAAATTTCTGCGTGTTGGACTTAAATTTTAAGTATGAAGGGTGTCTAAACATATAAAACAGAGCCTCCTGACCATTTTTACAATATAAACCGTCTGTCCACCAATGTGCCGGACCTGAACTAGGTTGTTTATTTGGACACAGCCATTCATGTCTTTCTAATCGA is a genomic window containing:
- a CDS encoding entericidin A/B family lipoprotein, with the translated sequence MMKKVLAASVMIAVVLTGCNTFKGFGKDVSKAGDAVTNTAEKTQDKM